Proteins found in one Methylobacter sp. S3L5C genomic segment:
- a CDS encoding DUF2892 domain-containing protein, with the protein MSIDRIVFAVAGSFILISLLLAHYHSDLWLWFTAFVGANLLQSAFTGFCPMAMLLKKLGVKPGCAF; encoded by the coding sequence ATGAGTATTGATCGAATCGTGTTTGCCGTTGCCGGCAGTTTTATCCTGATCAGTTTGTTGCTGGCGCATTATCATTCTGATTTGTGGCTATGGTTTACGGCTTTTGTTGGCGCTAATTTGTTGCAATCAGCCTTTACGGGGTTTTGTCCGATGGCAATGCTACTTAAAAAGTTGGGTGTTAAACCGGGTTGTGCTTTTTGA
- a CDS encoding NAD(P)/FAD-dependent oxidoreductase, with amino-acid sequence MARIVILGAGIGGVPMAYEMKETVGKKHDVIVISDSPTFHFVPSNPWVPPRWRTPEDLKIELAPVMKKKGIEFIQKAAAKVDPVNNQVQLVDGSAVAYDFLIIATGPRLAFDEIPGLGPDGFTSSVCHVDHAAVAAEDWDRFMENPGPIVIGAVQGASCYGPAYEYLMILETELRNKKVRDKVPMTFVTSEPYIGHLGLGGVGDTKGLMESALREKSIKWITNAKVDKVESGMMFVTEVDEDGNDKKKHELPFKHSMMLPAFTGVDAVRHVGVEGLVNPRGFVLVDEHQRNATFKNIYSVGVCIAIPPIEKTPVPVGVPKTGYMIESMVTTTAHNIADELAGKEPTHIATWNALCLADFGDSGVAFLAMPQIPPRNTTWSAEGRWVHLAKIGFEKYFMRKIRKGISEPYYEKLMLKLMGVVRIKGE; translated from the coding sequence ATGGCTCGTATTGTAATTTTAGGTGCCGGTATTGGTGGCGTACCAATGGCTTATGAAATGAAGGAAACCGTAGGAAAAAAACACGATGTTATTGTAATTTCCGACTCACCTACTTTTCATTTTGTACCTTCAAATCCTTGGGTTCCACCACGATGGCGAACACCTGAAGACTTAAAGATTGAGTTGGCGCCGGTGATGAAAAAGAAAGGTATTGAATTTATTCAAAAAGCGGCAGCAAAAGTTGATCCGGTTAATAATCAGGTTCAGTTGGTTGATGGTTCAGCCGTTGCCTACGATTTTTTGATTATAGCGACAGGGCCGCGACTGGCCTTTGATGAAATTCCGGGCTTGGGGCCGGACGGCTTTACTTCATCCGTCTGTCATGTCGATCATGCCGCTGTGGCTGCAGAAGATTGGGACAGATTTATGGAAAATCCCGGCCCCATTGTTATCGGTGCAGTACAGGGCGCTTCCTGCTATGGTCCTGCGTATGAATACTTAATGATTCTTGAAACGGAGTTACGTAATAAAAAAGTACGCGATAAAGTACCGATGACTTTTGTTACTTCAGAACCTTATATCGGCCATTTAGGTTTAGGGGGTGTTGGCGATACTAAAGGTTTGATGGAAAGTGCCTTGCGTGAGAAGTCCATTAAATGGATAACGAATGCCAAGGTCGATAAAGTTGAATCCGGCATGATGTTTGTAACTGAAGTTGATGAAGACGGCAACGACAAGAAAAAACATGAGCTGCCTTTTAAGCATTCAATGATGTTGCCCGCCTTTACCGGCGTTGATGCGGTGCGTCATGTCGGTGTTGAAGGATTGGTCAATCCGCGCGGCTTTGTGTTGGTGGATGAGCACCAGCGTAACGCAACATTTAAAAATATCTATTCTGTTGGTGTTTGTATTGCCATTCCGCCCATAGAAAAAACACCCGTACCGGTGGGGGTGCCAAAAACCGGTTATATGATTGAATCAATGGTGACTACCACCGCACATAATATTGCCGATGAACTGGCCGGTAAAGAACCAACACATATAGCGACTTGGAATGCTTTGTGTCTGGCTGATTTTGGTGATTCCGGAGTGGCTTTTCTGGCTATGCCCCAAATTCCTCCGCGTAACACAACCTGGTCGGCAGAAGGCAGATGGGTGCATCTGGCTAAAATCGGTTTCGAGAAGTACTTCATGCGTAAAATACGCAAAGGTATTAGTGAGCCTTATTATGAAAAGTTAATGCTCAAATTAATGGGCGTAGTACGCATAAAAGGTGAGTAA
- a CDS encoding efflux RND transporter periplasmic adaptor subunit: protein MSQPERKNRNKIIAIAIAVLVLILLLLYMQGTFVSKVSPGLSPLVNDANTPKSETAVVEKKQVDDILNWPGTVRSRIVANIAPKMTARIIDIKVHASDKVKKGEVIAILDERELRAQENIALAALAGATAQAGRAKADEQRTKSLYVKEAATRENFDAVVARAKEAQAAVSQATSTVSEIRTHLADTLLLAPFDGTVVKRLKEPGDMGLPGVPVVTLQIPQGLRLEADVPGTCAGRYRTGMEVRVRIDTLGQTVTAQVDEISPDVDSQTRTQLIKIALPAMAGLQAGSFGWLEQACGQHEALLIPASAVQHIGQLEVVTVWSEGRQLMRHIRTAKTFGNRIEVISGLHAGEIVIVNPQQVP, encoded by the coding sequence ATGTCACAACCTGAACGCAAAAACCGTAACAAAATTATCGCTATTGCCATCGCCGTTTTAGTCTTGATTTTGTTGCTGCTTTACATGCAAGGGACTTTTGTCAGTAAAGTATCGCCCGGCTTAAGCCCACTGGTCAACGATGCAAATACGCCCAAAAGCGAAACTGCTGTGGTTGAAAAAAAACAGGTTGACGATATTCTTAACTGGCCTGGCACGGTAAGATCAAGAATCGTGGCTAATATTGCTCCCAAAATGACAGCTCGCATTATCGATATTAAGGTTCATGCCAGCGATAAAGTCAAAAAAGGCGAGGTAATTGCCATTCTGGATGAGCGTGAACTCAGAGCTCAGGAAAATATCGCCCTTGCCGCGCTTGCCGGTGCAACTGCGCAAGCCGGTCGTGCCAAAGCAGACGAACAACGTACCAAAAGCTTGTACGTTAAGGAGGCGGCAACCCGCGAAAATTTTGATGCCGTCGTCGCCCGTGCAAAAGAGGCGCAAGCGGCGGTCAGTCAGGCAACCAGTACGGTGAGTGAAATCAGAACCCATTTGGCGGATACGCTATTACTGGCACCATTTGACGGTACTGTCGTCAAGCGCCTTAAAGAGCCCGGTGACATGGGCTTGCCCGGTGTGCCGGTGGTCACTTTGCAGATACCACAAGGCTTAAGGCTTGAGGCCGACGTACCCGGCACTTGTGCCGGACGTTATCGCACGGGCATGGAGGTTAGGGTGCGCATTGATACCCTGGGCCAAACGGTTACGGCTCAAGTCGATGAGATCAGTCCTGATGTCGACTCGCAAACCCGCACTCAATTGATTAAAATTGCCTTGCCGGCAATGGCAGGTTTGCAAGCCGGATCTTTTGGTTGGCTGGAACAAGCTTGCGGCCAACATGAAGCCTTATTGATTCCTGCCAGTGCAGTGCAGCATATCGGTCAACTGGAAGTGGTTACGGTCTGGTCAGAAGGCCGGCAGCTTATGCGCCATATCAGAACAGCTAAAACTTTTGGCAACAGGATTGAAGTTATTTCCGGTTTACACGCCGGTGAAATCGTCATCGTTAATCCACAGCAGGTACCATAA
- a CDS encoding cytochrome ubiquinol oxidase subunit I: MISEAVVDLSRWQFAVTSLYHFLFVPLTLGLSFLLAIMESTYVMTGKEIYKDMTQFWGKLFGINFALGVTTGLTMEFQFGMNWSYFSHYVGDVFGAPLAIEGLMAFFLESTFVGLFFFGWDKLGKGQHLTVTWLVALGSNLSALWILVANGWMQNPVGADFNYETMRMELSSFGSLLFNPSAQVKFVHTVAAGYTTASAFVLGISAYYMLKGRDAAFAQRSYTIAAGFGLAAVLSVIILGDESGYTDGEVQKAKLAAIEAEWHTELPPAAFTVIGIPDQETMETRYAVKIPWVLGLIGTRSIDEPITGLSEILEKNRLRVREGIKAYAALQTLRSGNRNAITLAEFDRYKQDLGYGLLLKRYTDKIVDATEAQIESAAQYSLPRVVPLFWTFRIMVVCGFIMLAIFVMAVIASSIRKCRQTWLLRASLLMMPLPWIACEMGWFVAEFGRQPWSIAEILPTFLSASSLTELDLYLSLAGYIGLYTVFLVIEMFLMLKFIKLGPSSLHKGRYHFEIASGVTP; the protein is encoded by the coding sequence ATGATTTCAGAAGCCGTCGTTGATTTATCTCGCTGGCAATTTGCAGTAACCTCTTTATACCATTTTTTGTTTGTTCCTTTGACCTTGGGCTTATCGTTTTTACTGGCGATTATGGAATCAACCTATGTCATGACCGGCAAAGAAATTTACAAGGATATGACCCAGTTTTGGGGGAAATTATTCGGGATAAATTTTGCGCTGGGTGTGACGACCGGTTTGACTATGGAATTTCAATTCGGCATGAACTGGTCTTATTTTTCACATTATGTCGGTGATGTTTTTGGTGCGCCGCTGGCCATTGAAGGCTTGATGGCATTTTTTCTGGAATCGACTTTTGTCGGCCTGTTTTTCTTTGGCTGGGATAAACTCGGTAAAGGCCAACATTTGACAGTGACCTGGCTGGTGGCTTTAGGCTCCAATTTATCCGCATTATGGATTCTGGTCGCTAATGGCTGGATGCAAAATCCGGTCGGCGCCGACTTTAATTATGAAACCATGCGCATGGAACTTTCCAGCTTTGGCTCGCTGTTATTTAATCCGTCTGCCCAGGTTAAATTTGTTCATACCGTTGCTGCAGGTTACACAACTGCCTCTGCTTTTGTACTCGGCATCAGTGCTTATTACATGTTAAAAGGTCGTGATGCCGCTTTTGCACAACGCTCTTATACCATTGCGGCAGGTTTTGGTCTGGCCGCCGTATTGTCAGTCATTATTTTAGGTGATGAAAGTGGCTATACCGATGGCGAGGTACAAAAAGCCAAACTCGCTGCGATTGAAGCCGAATGGCACACCGAACTACCGCCGGCAGCATTTACCGTAATCGGTATTCCTGATCAGGAAACCATGGAAACACGTTATGCGGTAAAAATTCCTTGGGTGCTTGGCTTGATCGGTACACGTTCTATTGATGAACCCATCACCGGATTATCGGAAATTCTGGAAAAAAATCGTTTACGGGTACGTGAGGGCATTAAAGCTTATGCCGCGTTGCAAACATTAAGATCCGGTAACCGGAATGCAATTACCCTGGCAGAATTTGACCGTTATAAACAAGACTTAGGCTATGGCTTGTTACTCAAACGTTATACGGACAAAATTGTCGATGCCACTGAGGCACAAATAGAGTCGGCGGCGCAATATTCGCTGCCCAGAGTCGTACCATTATTCTGGACTTTTCGGATCATGGTCGTTTGCGGCTTTATTATGCTGGCGATATTTGTTATGGCCGTTATTGCCAGTTCCATTCGAAAATGCCGGCAAACCTGGTTATTACGCGCCAGTCTTTTAATGATGCCTTTACCGTGGATTGCTTGCGAAATGGGTTGGTTTGTCGCCGAGTTTGGCCGACAACCCTGGTCGATTGCAGAAATTTTACCGACTTTTTTAAGTGCATCCTCCTTAACCGAACTGGATTTATATCTCAGTCTGGCTGGTTATATCGGTTTATATACGGTATTTTTGGTCATCGAAATGTTCTTGATGCTTAAATTTATCAAGTTAGGCCCCAGCAGCCTGCATAAAGGCCGTTACCATTTTGAAATTGCTTCAGGAGTCACACCATGA
- a CDS encoding TolC family protein, whose translation MLKIIKKSLALSLLPVLLLSGLSSVVADPVTKSAVDKAVPEKLTSQSYTLDQAIDYAIANNPDLQIAIERINQAQAQLGVALSAFYPQVTARVGYETSNNPAQVFAMIVSQRDFEPNNINNINNPGYRQNFRPEIIGKLSLFRGGQDYQNSKAAELGIDAAEFERSTVHNALIEAVTASYYAYLAAIEAQKVAQDSISAITSELNQTKRQYEAGTVLKSDVLSLEVKLAEVEDAKIRATNGIELSNAGIANLLGLSSYQTFTVAPSASLLTKPKLTGSFNNLLELAMTQRPEVKAAAKQVEISLRKLKSEQGAYLPKADAYVSYGQNSQSPGFSGNKDNVTAGVTVEMDLFSGFSTQQRVSAAERKAAEVREIERKTRLGIEQEVKIAYLKLEEGLARLRVTEVSVLAADEALRLVNEERRAEVVTVTRYIESEVARNKAQSSTIAAHYDALSAEAALKKAVGDWK comes from the coding sequence ATGCTTAAAATAATAAAAAAGAGCTTGGCATTAAGTCTGTTACCGGTACTGTTGCTATCAGGCTTGTCGTCAGTCGTAGCTGATCCTGTTACTAAAAGTGCTGTCGATAAAGCAGTGCCGGAAAAATTAACCAGCCAATCTTATACGCTGGATCAGGCTATTGACTATGCAATCGCCAACAATCCTGACTTGCAAATCGCCATTGAACGCATCAATCAGGCTCAAGCTCAATTAGGTGTGGCGCTGTCTGCTTTTTATCCGCAAGTAACGGCCAGAGTGGGTTATGAAACGTCCAACAATCCGGCTCAGGTCTTTGCAATGATTGTCTCGCAAAGGGATTTTGAGCCCAATAACATCAATAATATTAATAATCCGGGCTACCGACAAAATTTTCGTCCTGAAATCATAGGAAAGCTGTCACTGTTTCGTGGTGGTCAGGATTATCAAAACAGTAAAGCTGCGGAGCTAGGCATAGACGCGGCCGAGTTTGAGCGCTCAACCGTTCATAATGCCTTGATTGAAGCGGTAACGGCTTCTTATTATGCTTATTTGGCCGCTATAGAAGCGCAAAAAGTCGCCCAGGATTCTATTTCCGCAATCACCAGTGAGTTAAATCAAACAAAACGACAGTACGAAGCCGGAACCGTACTTAAATCAGATGTATTGTCACTGGAAGTAAAATTGGCTGAAGTAGAGGATGCCAAAATCAGGGCGACCAACGGTATTGAATTATCCAACGCCGGTATCGCCAACTTGCTGGGTCTGTCCAGTTATCAAACCTTTACGGTGGCACCGTCAGCTTCGCTGTTAACCAAGCCCAAGTTGACTGGATCGTTTAATAATTTGCTTGAACTTGCCATGACTCAGCGTCCTGAAGTAAAAGCTGCCGCCAAACAGGTAGAAATTAGTTTACGCAAGTTGAAAAGTGAGCAGGGTGCTTATTTACCCAAGGCTGATGCTTATGTCAGTTACGGGCAAAATAGCCAGTCGCCCGGATTTTCCGGTAACAAAGATAATGTTACCGCTGGCGTTACTGTCGAAATGGATTTATTTTCAGGGTTTAGTACCCAACAACGGGTTAGTGCGGCAGAGCGAAAAGCCGCCGAAGTTCGGGAAATAGAAAGAAAAACCAGGCTGGGTATTGAGCAGGAAGTAAAAATTGCCTATTTAAAATTGGAGGAAGGTTTGGCGCGTTTGCGTGTTACCGAAGTCTCGGTGCTCGCCGCCGACGAGGCCTTACGGCTGGTAAATGAAGAAAGACGCGCTGAAGTGGTTACGGTCACCCGTTATATCGAATCGGAAGTTGCCAGAAATAAAGCGCAATCGAGTACTATCGCAGCGCATTACGATGCCCTGAGTGCAGAAGCGGCATTAAAAAAAGCGGTCGGCGACTGGAAATAA
- a CDS encoding efflux RND transporter permease subunit yields the protein MDELQNQKPKRGLTTKIVEIFTTSQLSILFLIISLLAGAAALVLTPREEDPQIVVPVMDVLIEYPGASSEEVEKLVSTPLEVLLKQIEGVEYVYSISKPGAAMVTVRYFVGQDFEDSLVKTWDRLMSNQNLIPPGVTHWKVSPVEIDNVPIVLLTLSAQNNNYDSMALRRIADELIISLRSVGDVGKSWVVGGEQRQVSIYANPASLAAHGVTLIEVTQALANANVNLQAGSFESNNREILLEAGPHFSSSPEVGATVIKSVAGRPVYLRDVARIEDGPADVDHYTRIGFGPAVDEMPTIGKATGNPPQVGQERPMVTIAVAKRKGSNAVHVAEAVIANAEKMRGTLIPEDVLLTVTRDYGETANDKVNELVKHLSFAIVIIVVLLAFSLGLKESFIVSIAVPMTLALTLLLDYISGYTINRVTLFALILSLGLLVDDPIVDVENIHRHYKLRKESPLEALLTAVDEVRPPTILATFTVIVSFLPMFYITGMMGPYMAPMAFNVPIAMIVSLIVAFTVTPWASFKLLQSEYHKHSDELPEVLEKTFIYQAYRAALGPLLATPGRAKLFLLIVLIAFLGSTMLAITRAVPLKLLPFDNKNELQIMIDMPRGSTLEKTDEVVRALGSYLATVNEVTDYQTYTGLAAPMDFNGMVRHYYLRSGGYVGEVRINLLPKDKREQQSHEIALRIRSDIEKIGKQYGANLKIVEIPPGPPVLSGLVAEIYGPPEATIDGLIAVSKRVRADMEKTEGVVDVDDFSEAPHDKVHFQLNREKAALSGVSVAQVAETLRIALAGQTLGIVHADRERQPLEINLQLPRALRSSIADLLALRVKTDQGELIPLSELGTATMENEDQPIYHKNLQRVSYVIAEMAGRSPVEAVFDLNDTFAEHPLLQGYRAELAGEGEWKITVDVFRDLGLAFAAALVMIYVLLVGQTGSLTVPLVMMIAIPLTVIGIMPGFWLLNQFMATPVAGYPNPIYFTATAMIGMIALAGIVVRNSIILIDFIERIRARADVTLADALIEAGAIRLRPIFLTAGAAMFGAFVIILDPIFSGLAWSFIFGIFASTLFSLLVIPVVYFLINKEN from the coding sequence ATGGACGAGCTGCAAAATCAAAAACCGAAACGTGGCTTGACGACCAAGATTGTCGAAATTTTTACCACCTCACAGTTATCCATTTTATTTCTGATTATTTCGCTGTTGGCTGGAGCTGCAGCACTGGTTCTTACACCACGTGAAGAAGATCCACAGATTGTCGTGCCGGTTATGGATGTGCTGATTGAATATCCGGGGGCTTCCAGCGAAGAAGTTGAAAAGCTGGTGTCGACACCGCTGGAGGTTTTGCTCAAACAAATTGAAGGCGTGGAATACGTCTATTCCATCTCCAAGCCCGGTGCGGCGATGGTGACCGTGCGTTATTTTGTCGGCCAGGATTTTGAAGACAGTCTGGTTAAAACCTGGGACCGGCTTATGTCCAACCAGAACCTTATTCCGCCCGGGGTTACGCACTGGAAAGTAAGTCCTGTAGAAATTGATAACGTGCCTATCGTATTACTGACACTTTCTGCACAGAATAATAATTATGATTCTATGGCGTTACGCCGCATTGCCGATGAGCTGATTATTTCTCTGAGAAGTGTGGGCGATGTGGGTAAAAGTTGGGTGGTTGGCGGCGAACAACGGCAAGTATCCATTTATGCCAACCCGGCCAGTCTGGCGGCGCATGGCGTAACGCTGATTGAAGTGACTCAGGCGCTGGCCAATGCCAATGTTAATTTACAAGCGGGTAGCTTTGAAAGTAATAACCGTGAAATTCTACTGGAAGCCGGCCCGCATTTTAGTTCATCACCAGAAGTCGGCGCGACCGTTATAAAAAGTGTTGCCGGACGTCCTGTTTATCTGCGGGATGTGGCGCGTATTGAAGATGGCCCGGCAGATGTCGACCATTACACGCGTATCGGCTTTGGCCCTGCGGTCGATGAAATGCCTACGATTGGCAAAGCTACCGGTAATCCGCCGCAAGTCGGGCAAGAACGGCCAATGGTCACTATTGCCGTTGCCAAACGTAAAGGCAGTAATGCCGTTCATGTCGCCGAAGCCGTTATTGCCAACGCAGAAAAGATGCGCGGTACGCTGATCCCCGAAGATGTTTTGTTAACCGTTACCCGTGATTATGGCGAAACCGCTAACGATAAAGTGAACGAACTGGTTAAACATTTAAGCTTTGCCATCGTCATTATCGTGGTGTTACTGGCTTTTTCGTTGGGGCTGAAAGAGTCATTTATTGTGTCCATTGCCGTACCGATGACCTTGGCGCTGACTTTGTTACTGGATTATATTTCCGGTTACACCATTAATCGCGTTACTCTGTTTGCCTTGATTCTATCGTTGGGCTTATTGGTGGATGATCCGATAGTGGATGTTGAAAATATCCACAGGCACTATAAATTACGCAAAGAATCACCGCTGGAAGCGCTATTGACGGCGGTCGATGAAGTCAGGCCGCCGACTATTCTGGCGACTTTTACGGTGATTGTGTCATTTCTGCCAATGTTTTATATCACAGGCATGATGGGCCCCTATATGGCACCCATGGCTTTTAACGTGCCGATCGCCATGATTGTCTCGTTAATTGTGGCTTTTACCGTAACTCCCTGGGCCAGTTTCAAATTGCTGCAAAGCGAATATCACAAGCATAGCGACGAATTACCGGAAGTACTCGAAAAAACCTTTATCTATCAGGCCTATCGCGCGGCACTCGGTCCGCTGTTGGCGACCCCGGGGCGTGCCAAATTATTTTTACTGATTGTGCTGATAGCCTTTTTAGGCTCAACCATGCTGGCTATTACTCGTGCCGTGCCGCTTAAACTATTGCCTTTTGATAATAAAAACGAATTGCAAATCATGATTGATATGCCGCGTGGCTCAACCCTGGAAAAAACCGATGAAGTTGTGCGTGCCTTGGGTAGCTATTTGGCGACAGTCAATGAAGTGACTGATTATCAAACCTATACCGGCCTGGCTGCACCGATGGATTTTAACGGCATGGTTCGCCATTATTATCTACGCAGTGGTGGTTATGTGGGTGAAGTCAGAATCAATTTATTACCTAAAGATAAACGGGAACAGCAGTCGCATGAAATCGCTTTACGTATTCGCTCTGACATAGAAAAAATCGGTAAGCAATACGGCGCCAACCTTAAAATTGTCGAAATTCCACCCGGGCCACCGGTACTTTCCGGTTTGGTTGCTGAAATCTATGGCCCGCCTGAAGCGACTATTGACGGTTTGATAGCGGTATCCAAGCGCGTTAGAGCCGATATGGAAAAAACCGAAGGCGTAGTTGATGTGGATGATTTTTCCGAAGCGCCGCATGATAAAGTGCATTTTCAGTTAAATCGGGAAAAAGCGGCCTTGTCGGGTGTCAGCGTTGCGCAAGTTGCCGAAACATTGCGTATCGCTTTGGCAGGTCAAACCTTGGGTATCGTACATGCGGACAGGGAGCGCCAGCCGCTGGAAATTAACCTGCAATTACCCCGTGCACTACGTTCGTCTATTGCCGATTTATTGGCATTACGGGTAAAAACAGATCAAGGTGAGTTAATACCCTTAAGTGAGCTAGGCACTGCCACTATGGAAAATGAAGATCAGCCTATTTATCATAAGAATCTGCAACGGGTCAGTTACGTCATTGCCGAAATGGCAGGACGCAGTCCGGTAGAAGCGGTTTTTGATCTTAATGATACGTTTGCCGAACATCCCTTGCTGCAAGGTTATCGCGCCGAACTAGCGGGGGAGGGCGAATGGAAAATTACCGTTGATGTCTTTCGTGACCTTGGACTTGCTTTTGCAGCCGCGTTAGTGATGATTTATGTTTTATTGGTCGGGCAAACCGGATCATTGACCGTGCCGCTGGTTATGATGATCGCTATTCCCTTAACGGTGATTGGCATCATGCCGGGATTTTGGTTGCTTAACCAGTTTATGGCGACGCCTGTTGCAGGTTACCCCAATCCGATCTATTTTACCGCCACCGCCATGATAGGCATGATTGCCCTGGCGGGTATTGTTGTGCGCAACTCCATTATCCTGATTGATTTTATCGAACGCATCCGCGCCCGTGCCGATGTAACGCTTGCCGATGCCCTGATTGAAGCGGGTGCAATTCGCTTGCGGCCGATCTTTCTGACTGCGGGAGCGGCCATGTTCGGTGCCTTTGTCATTATCCTTGATCCGATATTTTCAGGACTGGCCTGGAGCTTTATTTTCGGTATTTTTGCTTCGACTTTGTTTTCATTGCTGGTAATTCCGGTGGTTTATTTTTTGATTAATAAGGAAAACTGA
- the cydB gene encoding cytochrome d ubiquinol oxidase subunit II: protein MMFDYETMRLIWWGFLGVLLIGFAITGGFDLGVAILLPFLGKNDTERRVIINSIGATWEGNQVWFITAGASLFAAWPVAYSVAFSGFYFALLLTLFALFMRPIGFDYRSKLPSQKWRNNWDIALFVGGFVPALIFGVAFGNLLKGVPFYFDNDMRIFYTGSFWDLLNPFALAAGLVSLSMIVMHGAVFLQIKTTGDINRRCKKVVTIFAIITLAIFALAGIWIANIDGYQISSEVLPNAPSNPLAKIVNKETGLWLANYAHYPVLWAVPGLAFCAGALTMALSTIRRPGLAFITSSLTLAAVILTAGVSMFPFLIPSSSAINSSLTVWDASSSFGTLKIMFWVTVILLPIVITYTTWVFRVLRGKITVEHIHQNDHTAY from the coding sequence ATGATGTTTGATTATGAAACCATGCGCTTGATCTGGTGGGGATTTTTAGGTGTCTTATTGATCGGCTTTGCCATTACCGGCGGTTTTGACTTGGGCGTCGCCATCTTGTTACCTTTTTTAGGTAAAAATGATACCGAACGCCGCGTGATTATTAACTCCATCGGCGCTACCTGGGAAGGTAATCAGGTTTGGTTTATCACTGCCGGCGCTTCGTTGTTTGCCGCTTGGCCTGTGGCCTATTCAGTGGCATTTTCAGGATTTTATTTTGCCTTGCTGTTAACCTTGTTTGCGTTGTTTATGCGTCCGATAGGCTTTGATTACCGGAGTAAATTACCCAGTCAAAAATGGCGTAACAACTGGGATATCGCCTTGTTTGTCGGCGGCTTTGTCCCTGCGTTAATTTTTGGCGTGGCCTTTGGCAATTTATTAAAAGGTGTACCGTTTTATTTTGACAACGATATGCGTATTTTTTACACTGGTTCATTCTGGGATTTATTAAATCCGTTTGCCTTGGCGGCAGGGCTTGTTAGCTTGTCCATGATAGTTATGCACGGGGCAGTATTTTTGCAAATCAAGACCACCGGCGATATTAATCGCCGTTGTAAAAAAGTTGTCACTATTTTTGCCATAATAACACTGGCCATTTTTGCTTTGGCGGGCATCTGGATTGCCAATATTGATGGTTACCAGATCAGCAGTGAAGTTTTGCCTAATGCACCGTCTAACCCGCTGGCAAAAATAGTCAATAAAGAAACGGGCTTATGGCTAGCCAACTATGCGCATTATCCGGTATTGTGGGCGGTTCCAGGACTGGCATTTTGTGCCGGAGCATTAACGATGGCGCTATCAACAATCAGACGTCCGGGTTTGGCATTTATAACCAGCTCATTAACCTTGGCTGCGGTTATTTTAACCGCCGGCGTGTCCATGTTTCCTTTTCTGATACCGTCAAGTTCTGCCATCAACAGCTCTTTAACCGTATGGGATGCCAGTTCCAGCTTTGGCACCTTGAAAATCATGTTCTGGGTGACAGTTATTCTTTTGCCTATTGTTATTACTTACACCACCTGGGTGTTCCGTGTGTTGCGCGGCAAAATAACGGTAGAACACATTCATCAGAACGACCATACCGCTTATTAG